A window of Natrinema versiforme contains these coding sequences:
- a CDS encoding thioredoxin family protein codes for MSLETMRPNPTWDAASYEEAVDTLAAHDELVYKVWGGDWCKDCRALLPDFGAALEAAEVPDDRIEEVDVDQDKQGPGVEAYDIEYIPTIVVENDAGEELTRFVEEEAVPPAVWIAEQLEDELA; via the coding sequence ATGAGTCTCGAGACCATGCGGCCGAACCCCACGTGGGACGCGGCGTCCTACGAGGAGGCGGTCGACACGCTCGCAGCGCACGACGAACTGGTGTACAAGGTCTGGGGCGGCGACTGGTGTAAGGACTGTCGCGCCCTGCTCCCCGATTTCGGCGCGGCGCTCGAGGCGGCCGAAGTCCCCGACGACCGAATAGAGGAAGTCGATGTCGATCAGGACAAGCAGGGGCCGGGCGTCGAGGCGTACGACATCGAGTACATCCCGACGATCGTCGTCGAAAACGACGCGGGCGAAGAGCTCACCCGCTTCGTCGAGGAAGAAGCCGTGCCACCGGCGGTCTGGATCGCCGAGCAACTCGAGGACGAACTGGCGTAA
- a CDS encoding thioredoxin domain-containing protein → MTDPTRRNRLDEEESPYLRQHADNPVNWQPWDEEALAAAKERDVPIFLSIGYSACHWCHVMEDESFEDEAVAEVLNENFVPIKVDREERPDVDSIYMTVCQLVTGRGGWPLSAWLTPEGKPFFVGTYFPRDGKQGQPGFLDLCERISDSWESEEDRAEMENRAEQWTDAAKDQLEETPDAAGAGGEPPSSDVLETAADVVLRSADRQHGGFGTGQKFPQPSRLRVLARAYDRTGREEYREVFEETLDAMAAGGLYDHVGGGFHRYCVDRDWTVPHFEKMLYDNAEIPRAFLSGYQLTGEDRYATVVSETLEFVDRELTHDEGGFFSTLDAQSESPETGEREEGAFYVWTPEEVHEALESETDAALFCARYDISESGNFEGRNQPNRVAKVSELAGQFDLEESEILKRLDSARQTLFEAREERPRPDRDEKVLAGWNGLMISTYAEAALVLGEDDYAETAVDALEFVRDRLWNEDEQRLSRRYKDGDVKVDGYLEDYAFLARAALDCYQATGEVDHLAFALELARVIEAEFWDADRGTLYFTPESGESLVTRPQELGDQSTPSATGVAVEALLALDEFAAEGFEDIAATVLETHANKLESNALEHATLCLAADRLEAGALEVTVAAESLPTEWRERFASRYLPDRLFALRPPTEAGLEDWLETLGLDDAPPIWAGREARDGEPTLYVCRDRTCSPPTHEVAEALEWLGENAAVDGSSASSAEESGSPF, encoded by the coding sequence ATGACCGACCCGACCCGGCGCAACCGGCTCGACGAGGAGGAGAGCCCCTATCTGCGCCAGCACGCGGACAACCCCGTCAACTGGCAGCCGTGGGACGAGGAGGCCTTGGCGGCCGCGAAAGAACGCGACGTGCCCATCTTCCTCTCGATCGGCTACTCGGCGTGTCACTGGTGTCACGTGATGGAAGACGAGAGCTTCGAGGACGAGGCGGTCGCCGAGGTCCTCAACGAGAACTTCGTCCCGATCAAGGTCGACCGCGAGGAGCGCCCGGACGTCGACAGCATCTACATGACCGTTTGCCAACTCGTCACCGGCCGGGGCGGCTGGCCGCTCTCGGCGTGGCTCACCCCCGAAGGGAAGCCGTTTTTCGTCGGCACCTACTTCCCGCGGGACGGCAAGCAGGGCCAACCCGGATTCCTCGACCTCTGTGAGCGGATCAGCGACTCGTGGGAGAGCGAGGAGGACCGCGCCGAGATGGAAAACCGCGCCGAGCAGTGGACCGATGCGGCGAAGGATCAACTCGAGGAGACCCCGGACGCCGCGGGAGCCGGTGGGGAGCCGCCCTCGAGCGACGTGCTCGAGACGGCCGCCGATGTCGTTCTCCGGAGCGCCGACCGTCAGCACGGCGGGTTCGGAACCGGCCAGAAGTTCCCACAGCCCTCGCGTCTCAGGGTGCTCGCCCGGGCGTACGACCGCACCGGGCGCGAGGAGTACCGCGAGGTCTTCGAGGAGACGCTGGACGCGATGGCCGCGGGCGGGCTCTACGACCACGTCGGCGGCGGCTTCCATCGGTACTGCGTCGATCGGGACTGGACGGTGCCCCACTTCGAGAAGATGCTGTACGACAACGCCGAGATCCCGCGGGCGTTCCTCTCGGGCTATCAGTTGACGGGCGAAGACCGCTACGCCACCGTCGTCTCGGAAACGCTGGAGTTCGTCGATCGCGAACTGACCCACGACGAGGGCGGCTTCTTCAGTACCCTCGACGCCCAGAGCGAATCGCCCGAGACCGGCGAGCGCGAGGAGGGGGCGTTCTACGTCTGGACGCCCGAGGAAGTACACGAGGCACTCGAGAGCGAGACCGACGCCGCGCTCTTCTGTGCGCGCTACGATATCTCGGAGTCGGGGAACTTCGAGGGACGGAACCAGCCGAACCGCGTGGCCAAAGTGTCCGAACTCGCCGGTCAGTTCGACCTCGAGGAGAGCGAGATCCTGAAACGGCTCGACTCGGCCCGCCAGACGCTGTTCGAGGCCCGCGAGGAACGGCCCCGGCCCGATCGCGACGAGAAGGTCCTGGCGGGTTGGAACGGGCTGATGATCTCGACCTACGCCGAGGCGGCGCTCGTACTGGGCGAGGACGACTACGCCGAGACCGCCGTCGACGCCCTCGAGTTCGTCCGCGATCGGCTCTGGAACGAGGACGAACAGCGGCTTTCGCGGCGCTACAAAGACGGAGACGTCAAGGTCGACGGCTATCTCGAGGACTACGCCTTCCTCGCGCGGGCCGCATTGGACTGCTATCAGGCCACCGGCGAGGTCGACCACCTCGCGTTCGCACTCGAGTTGGCCCGCGTCATCGAGGCCGAGTTCTGGGACGCGGACCGCGGCACGCTCTACTTCACGCCCGAGAGCGGGGAGTCGCTGGTCACCCGGCCCCAGGAACTCGGCGACCAGTCGACGCCCTCCGCGACCGGCGTGGCGGTCGAAGCCCTGCTCGCCCTCGATGAGTTCGCTGCGGAAGGCTTCGAGGACATCGCCGCGACCGTCCTCGAGACCCACGCGAACAAACTCGAGTCGAACGCGCTCGAGCACGCGACGCTCTGTCTCGCCGCCGACCGGCTCGAGGCCGGCGCGCTCGAGGTGACGGTCGCTGCCGAGTCCCTGCCGACCGAGTGGCGCGAGCGGTTCGCGTCGCGGTACCTGCCCGACCGGCTGTTCGCGCTGCGGCCGCCGACCGAGGCAGGGCTCGAGGACTGGCTCGAGACGCTGGGGCTCGACGACGCCCCGCCGATCTGGGCCGGCCGCGAGGCCCGCGACGGCGAGCCGACGCTGTACGTCTGTCGCGATCGGACGTGTTCGCCGCCGACCCACGAGGTGGCCGAGGCGCTCGAGTGGCTGGGCGAGAACGCGGCAGTCGATGGCTCGAGCGCGTCGTCAGCCGAGGAGTCGGGGAGTCCGTTCTAA
- a CDS encoding dihydrofolate reductase, with product MSEDRSRIPATDRELVAIAAVADNGVIGADGDMPWHVPADLQHFKETTMDRPVIMGRVTYEGILETLGEPLPGRTTVVLTSRDLETPDDAVVAHDLEDAVEAAATAARERHDGADRIFVAGGATVYEQFLPAVDRLVLTEIHDAPEGDTYFPDWDREAWTETARDERDGFAFAEFVRER from the coding sequence ATGAGCGAGGATCGAAGCCGGATTCCGGCGACCGACCGCGAACTCGTGGCCATCGCCGCCGTTGCCGACAACGGCGTCATCGGGGCCGACGGCGACATGCCGTGGCACGTCCCCGCCGATCTGCAGCACTTCAAGGAGACGACGATGGACCGCCCCGTTATCATGGGCCGGGTGACCTACGAGGGCATTCTCGAGACGCTCGGCGAACCGCTGCCCGGCCGGACGACCGTCGTCCTGACGAGTCGCGACCTCGAGACGCCGGACGACGCCGTGGTGGCCCACGATCTCGAGGACGCCGTCGAAGCGGCCGCGACGGCCGCTCGAGAGCGCCACGATGGAGCCGACCGAATCTTCGTCGCCGGTGGCGCAACCGTCTACGAGCAGTTCCTCCCCGCGGTCGATCGGCTGGTCCTGACGGAAATCCACGACGCGCCCGAGGGCGATACCTACTTCCCCGACTGGGATCGGGAGGCGTGGACGGAGACGGCTCGAGACGAACGCGACGGGTTCGCGTTCGCGGAGTTCGTCCGCGAGCGGTAA
- the thyA gene encoding thymidylate synthase encodes MQQYLELVDTVLSEGTHKPNRTGVDTISSFSEHYEVDLQEGYPLLTTKEMDGYRWNSMLHEVCWYLSGEEHIRNLREETKIWDAWADEEGLLDTAYGRFWRRFPVPDEDARLEGESWPDESHRWVTEEAGGRKTFDQLQYVIDTLSDSPNSRRLVVNAWHPANAAVSTLPPCHYSFVFNVQGDRLNCHLTQRSGDTALGIPFNIAAYALLTKVIAQQTGFEPGTFAHTVVDTHVYCGRGDRGDWYADNLEALQSRLADVDDREEYLEIREWLESEAPDEAEGDERLDHVPGLLEQLSREPLERPTLEVADVSIDDLSSEDVELRGYESHDGLEFSVAE; translated from the coding sequence ATGCAACAGTACCTCGAGCTAGTCGACACGGTTCTCTCAGAGGGCACCCACAAGCCCAATCGGACCGGCGTCGACACGATTTCGTCGTTCAGCGAGCACTACGAGGTCGACCTCCAGGAGGGGTATCCACTGCTCACCACCAAGGAGATGGACGGCTACCGCTGGAACTCGATGCTCCACGAAGTCTGCTGGTATCTCTCCGGCGAGGAGCACATCCGGAACCTTCGGGAGGAGACCAAAATCTGGGACGCGTGGGCCGATGAAGAGGGACTACTGGATACCGCGTACGGCCGCTTCTGGCGTCGGTTCCCGGTTCCGGACGAGGACGCCCGACTCGAGGGCGAGTCCTGGCCCGACGAGAGCCACCGGTGGGTCACCGAGGAGGCGGGCGGCCGGAAGACCTTCGATCAACTGCAGTACGTCATCGACACGCTCTCGGATTCGCCGAACTCGCGACGGCTCGTGGTCAACGCGTGGCACCCCGCCAACGCCGCCGTCTCGACGCTGCCGCCCTGTCACTACTCCTTCGTCTTCAACGTGCAGGGCGACCGGCTGAACTGCCATCTGACCCAGCGCTCGGGGGATACCGCACTCGGCATTCCGTTCAACATCGCGGCCTACGCGCTGCTGACGAAGGTCATCGCCCAGCAGACCGGCTTCGAACCGGGCACCTTCGCCCACACCGTCGTCGACACGCACGTCTACTGCGGTCGCGGCGACCGCGGCGACTGGTATGCCGACAATCTCGAGGCGCTGCAGTCGCGACTGGCCGATGTCGACGACCGCGAGGAGTACCTCGAGATTCGGGAGTGGCTCGAGTCCGAAGCGCCCGACGAAGCCGAGGGCGATGAACGGCTCGATCACGTCCCCGGGCTGCTCGAGCAACTCTCCCGAGAACCGCTCGAGCGCCCGACCCTCGAGGTGGCGGACGTCTCGATCGACGACCTCTCCTCCGAGGACGTCGAACTTCGGGGCTACGAGTCACACGACGGACTCGAGTTTTCGGTGGCCGAATGA
- a CDS encoding CPBP family intramembrane glutamic endopeptidase, which yields MAESTADGTANRSISERLLYDSSRNRLRATWRILVPLVVAMTIYAVGQVLVNRFAAGVLEATADGASKVVATAVLFLGVSAVVAFAGVAGLFVASRLDGRSISSYGFDASRRWVTDFAAGAGIGVAASAGAIGYQVARGYVTLDTAVTGVGVDSPLLGGIVLLVLVPFFLANNAFEEIVFRAVLIGNAAEGLRSRLPGSTTAVVGAVAVTLPVFGALHLFSGGLATVITSAIGGVLFATAYVLTGQLALPIGVHFGGVVVLSVRQQPVSTDPELTLPSLIVAEQTGNPSLLVGVEFWIVRLLFGVALICLWLYAMDGEVSIAERVLPADADREE from the coding sequence ATGGCCGAATCCACAGCCGATGGAACCGCCAATCGATCCATCAGTGAGCGGCTGCTGTACGACTCGAGCCGAAACCGACTGCGCGCTACCTGGCGGATACTCGTCCCGCTGGTCGTCGCCATGACGATCTACGCCGTTGGTCAGGTGCTGGTCAACCGCTTCGCAGCCGGCGTGCTCGAGGCAACCGCAGACGGAGCATCGAAAGTGGTCGCCACCGCGGTACTATTTCTCGGAGTGTCGGCAGTCGTCGCCTTCGCGGGCGTCGCTGGGTTGTTCGTCGCGTCACGGCTCGATGGACGTTCCATCTCGAGCTACGGGTTCGACGCGTCCCGACGGTGGGTAACGGACTTCGCCGCCGGAGCCGGCATCGGCGTCGCCGCCAGTGCGGGCGCGATCGGCTACCAGGTCGCTCGAGGGTATGTCACGCTTGATACGGCGGTGACCGGCGTCGGCGTCGACTCCCCGCTGCTGGGTGGAATCGTCCTCTTGGTGCTGGTTCCCTTTTTCCTCGCGAACAATGCATTTGAGGAAATCGTGTTCCGCGCCGTTCTGATCGGAAACGCGGCCGAAGGTCTCCGATCCAGATTGCCGGGTTCGACGACGGCCGTCGTCGGTGCGGTCGCCGTCACCCTCCCCGTATTCGGCGCGCTGCACCTCTTCAGCGGTGGTCTCGCGACCGTTATCACGAGCGCCATCGGTGGCGTCCTGTTCGCGACGGCCTACGTCCTCACGGGCCAGCTGGCGCTGCCGATCGGCGTCCACTTCGGCGGTGTCGTCGTCCTCAGCGTTCGCCAGCAACCCGTTTCAACCGATCCCGAGCTGACACTGCCGTCGCTGATCGTCGCCGAGCAGACCGGCAACCCGTCGCTCCTTGTTGGCGTCGAGTTCTGGATCGTTAGACTCCTCTTCGGCGTCGCTCTGATCTGCCTCTGGCTGTACGCGATGGACGGCGAGGTTTCGATCGCCGAGCGAGTACTTCCCGCCGATGCCGACCGCGAGGAATAG
- a CDS encoding winged helix-turn-helix domain-containing protein, whose translation MDEDCDIETIGGVLEDAVARSILVHARTESLSASALADRCDVSTVTIYRRLETLREHDLVVASTVPERDGNHYKVYRTNVRRLTVDLTQEGFELEIERTDTPADRFTRLIEEM comes from the coding sequence ATGGACGAGGACTGCGACATCGAAACCATCGGCGGCGTTCTGGAAGACGCCGTGGCCCGGTCCATCCTCGTTCACGCCCGCACGGAATCGCTGTCGGCGAGCGCGCTCGCTGATCGCTGCGATGTCTCGACGGTAACGATCTATCGACGGCTCGAGACGCTTCGCGAACACGATCTCGTCGTGGCGTCGACGGTTCCCGAGCGCGATGGCAACCACTACAAGGTGTATCGGACGAACGTTCGTCGCCTGACGGTTGATCTCACCCAGGAGGGATTCGAGCTGGAGATCGAGCGCACGGACACGCCCGCCGACCGATTCACTAGACTAATCGAGGAGATGTGA
- the purD gene encoding phosphoribosylamine--glycine ligase, which yields MRENVLLIGGGGREHAIARALEDSEADLYACAGNKNPGIARIATGFETLETTDPTAVVEYAEEVDATIAVIGPEAPLEAGVADELEAAGVYPFGPKESDARIETDKAFQRRFMRENDVPGCPDFETFDDMEAACDFIDEYDGDLAIKPAGLTGGKGVKVIGDQVTAEEGKKYIRESDYDRIVLEERLIGEEFTIQAFVANGEFRTAPAVQDHKRAYEGDEGPNTGGMGSYSDATNELPFMTESDYDEAVEIIEATVDALEDYRGILYGQFMLTETGPRVVEFNARFGDPEAMNTLPVLETDFLEILTAARDGNAPPALEFAEQATVCKYAVPDGYPTDPESGAKVQVDEESAGDALLYYASVDERDDGIYTTTSRSFALVGVADSIDEAEEIAEDALAVAGEEGLRVRHDIGTADLIQRRIDHMAELRGE from the coding sequence ATGCGAGAGAACGTCCTATTGATCGGGGGTGGCGGCCGCGAGCACGCCATCGCCCGCGCGCTCGAGGACAGTGAGGCCGACCTCTACGCCTGTGCCGGCAACAAGAACCCCGGCATCGCCCGCATCGCGACCGGGTTCGAGACGCTCGAGACGACTGACCCGACGGCGGTCGTCGAGTACGCCGAGGAGGTCGATGCAACTATCGCCGTCATCGGCCCGGAAGCGCCCCTCGAGGCCGGCGTCGCGGACGAACTCGAGGCCGCGGGGGTCTACCCGTTCGGCCCGAAGGAATCAGACGCCCGAATCGAGACGGACAAGGCCTTCCAGCGCCGGTTCATGCGGGAAAACGACGTGCCGGGCTGTCCGGACTTCGAGACCTTCGACGACATGGAGGCCGCCTGTGACTTCATCGACGAGTACGACGGCGACCTCGCGATCAAGCCCGCCGGGCTGACCGGCGGCAAGGGCGTCAAGGTCATCGGCGATCAGGTCACCGCCGAGGAGGGCAAGAAGTACATCCGCGAGTCCGACTACGACCGGATCGTCCTCGAGGAGCGGCTGATCGGCGAGGAGTTCACGATTCAGGCGTTCGTCGCGAACGGTGAGTTCCGGACTGCGCCTGCAGTGCAGGACCACAAGCGCGCCTACGAAGGCGACGAGGGGCCGAACACGGGCGGGATGGGCAGCTACTCCGACGCGACGAACGAGCTGCCGTTCATGACCGAATCCGACTACGACGAGGCCGTCGAGATCATCGAGGCGACCGTCGACGCCCTCGAGGACTACCGGGGTATCCTCTACGGCCAGTTCATGCTGACCGAGACCGGCCCGCGCGTCGTCGAGTTCAACGCCCGTTTCGGCGACCCCGAGGCGATGAACACGCTGCCGGTCCTCGAGACCGACTTCCTCGAGATCCTGACCGCCGCCCGCGACGGTAACGCGCCGCCGGCACTCGAGTTCGCCGAGCAGGCGACGGTCTGTAAGTACGCCGTGCCGGACGGCTACCCGACCGATCCGGAGTCGGGTGCGAAGGTCCAAGTCGATGAAGAGAGCGCTGGCGACGCGTTGCTCTACTACGCCAGCGTGGACGAACGCGACGACGGCATTTACACGACCACCTCGCGGTCGTTCGCGCTGGTCGGCGTCGCAGACTCGATCGACGAGGCCGAGGAGATCGCCGAGGACGCGCTCGCGGTCGCCGGCGAGGAGGGACTGCGCGTGCGCCACGACATCGGCACAGCCGACCTCATCCAGCGCCGGATCGACCACATGGCGGAACTCCGCGGCGAGTAA
- a CDS encoding aminotransferase class III-fold pyridoxal phosphate-dependent enzyme, whose product MDRATVEPQGDAIPGERASEWVDYHHRFAAPSTYVYEFVWDAGGEAVGPFCTDVDGNVLLDFTSHVAAAPLGYNNPTIREKLREFDLVDPLKIAGQDFYVSGGGRPEDPDFPGPTQLMDRLVAMTEHYDMDRVFLSNSGAEAIENAIKICYAAGGHRAVTFDGAFHGRTLGALSLNRSKAVHRSGYPEIPGVVSVPYPATDEAYETRWRTDGPGGNVVADALHPERGVIDPAEVAYLILEPIQGEGGYRVAHPDFARDLEALRERYGLRIIADEIQSGIGRTGELWAVDHLDLTPDVITSGKGLRVGATISRSDIFPTEKSRLSSTWGAGDLIAAMQGVLTIDTIHEDDLLANVRERGEHFRARLEDAIADGDAPGAVEVRGRGLMLAVEFDTKERRDAVLEGAFRRGLLTLGCGYKTLRLLPPLDVTEREIELGSRLLLETIADVAAERSA is encoded by the coding sequence ATGGACCGAGCAACGGTCGAACCGCAGGGAGACGCGATTCCCGGCGAACGGGCGAGCGAGTGGGTCGACTACCACCACCGGTTCGCCGCCCCGAGCACGTACGTCTACGAGTTCGTCTGGGACGCCGGTGGTGAGGCGGTCGGCCCGTTCTGTACCGATGTCGACGGCAACGTCTTGCTGGATTTCACGAGCCACGTCGCGGCCGCGCCGCTCGGTTACAACAATCCGACGATCCGGGAGAAACTCCGCGAGTTCGACCTCGTCGACCCGCTGAAGATCGCCGGGCAGGACTTCTACGTCAGCGGCGGCGGCCGCCCCGAGGACCCCGATTTCCCCGGCCCGACCCAGCTGATGGACCGGCTGGTCGCGATGACAGAGCACTACGACATGGATCGGGTCTTCCTCTCGAACTCCGGCGCGGAGGCCATCGAGAACGCCATCAAGATCTGCTACGCCGCGGGCGGCCACCGCGCCGTTACCTTCGACGGCGCCTTCCACGGCCGAACGCTGGGCGCGCTCTCGCTCAACCGCTCGAAAGCCGTCCACCGCAGCGGCTACCCGGAAATTCCGGGCGTCGTCAGCGTCCCCTATCCCGCGACCGACGAGGCGTACGAAACCCGCTGGCGAACCGACGGGCCCGGCGGGAACGTCGTCGCCGACGCGCTCCATCCCGAGCGCGGCGTCATCGATCCTGCCGAGGTCGCCTACCTCATCCTCGAGCCGATCCAGGGCGAGGGCGGCTACCGGGTCGCCCATCCCGACTTCGCCCGCGACCTCGAGGCGCTCCGCGAGCGGTACGGCCTCCGAATCATCGCCGACGAGATCCAGTCGGGGATCGGACGGACGGGCGAGCTGTGGGCCGTCGACCACCTCGATCTCACGCCGGATGTCATCACGAGCGGGAAGGGGCTGCGCGTGGGCGCGACGATATCGCGGTCGGATATCTTCCCCACCGAAAAGAGCCGTCTCTCCTCGACGTGGGGCGCGGGCGATCTCATCGCGGCCATGCAGGGCGTGCTCACCATCGATACCATCCACGAGGACGACCTGCTCGCGAACGTCCGCGAGCGCGGCGAGCACTTCCGCGCGCGACTCGAGGACGCCATCGCGGACGGCGACGCGCCCGGCGCGGTTGAGGTCCGCGGTCGCGGACTCATGCTCGCCGTCGAATTCGATACCAAAGAGCGTCGCGACGCGGTCCTCGAGGGCGCGTTCCGCCGCGGCCTGTTGACCCTCGGCTGCGGCTACAAGACGCTGCGATTGCTGCCGCCGCTCGACGTCACCGAGCGCGAGATCGAACTCGGGTCGCGACTGCTGCTCGAGACGATCGCAGACGTCGCGGCGGAGCGCTCCGCATAG
- a CDS encoding MgtC/SapB family protein — MNEVALQLTDPPLEETVVRLALASALGMFLGLEREWSQKSAGIRTFSLISLLGAVFTVLVNEGGVGESLLLLGGLLVIVQGVLLAVQGLTEDDPEETGLSLTTSVSMLVAYGVGSLVAVGFIIEGVTVAVLSSLLLILKRELHEFAWGLSREEMRSTTEFAILAFVIYPILPATYEPEIAGITIPLEPQVIWLMVVAVAGIGIANYAIVSTYGGRGIAITGFFGGLASSTAVVGTMLDHVNQRPEASSYAVAAILLANAAMAARNLAIAVGFTAGSGSDILIEAVVPLGTVILLAFAVAALTADWSESGPMELESPFSLKNALAFGAVFLAVLVFGSLAETWFGTLGFYATAVASGFVSSAGATTSAVVLYRGGQLGPAEATIAILLATVSSIVVKALLAATSTNDGFRNRVAAYSTILLLGGAIASILIVI, encoded by the coding sequence GTGAACGAGGTCGCGCTGCAACTCACCGATCCGCCCCTCGAGGAGACGGTCGTCCGGCTCGCCCTCGCGAGCGCGCTGGGGATGTTCCTCGGGCTCGAGCGCGAGTGGTCCCAGAAGTCCGCCGGTATCCGGACGTTCTCCCTGATTAGCCTGCTCGGCGCGGTCTTTACGGTACTCGTCAACGAGGGTGGCGTCGGAGAGAGCCTCCTCTTACTGGGCGGACTGCTCGTCATCGTTCAGGGTGTCCTGCTCGCCGTCCAGGGGCTCACCGAGGACGATCCGGAGGAAACCGGCCTCTCGCTGACGACCTCGGTGTCGATGCTCGTCGCCTACGGCGTCGGCTCGCTGGTCGCCGTCGGGTTCATCATCGAGGGGGTCACGGTCGCCGTCCTCTCGTCGCTGCTCCTGATCTTGAAGCGGGAACTCCACGAGTTCGCGTGGGGGCTCTCCCGCGAGGAGATGCGCTCGACCACGGAGTTCGCTATCCTCGCGTTCGTCATCTACCCGATCCTCCCCGCGACCTACGAGCCAGAAATCGCGGGCATCACCATCCCGCTCGAGCCCCAGGTCATCTGGCTGATGGTCGTCGCCGTGGCGGGCATCGGCATCGCGAACTACGCGATCGTCTCGACCTACGGCGGCCGCGGCATCGCGATCACCGGCTTCTTCGGCGGGCTGGCCTCCTCGACGGCCGTCGTCGGGACGATGCTCGATCACGTCAACCAGCGGCCCGAAGCCTCCTCCTACGCCGTCGCTGCGATCTTGCTCGCAAACGCCGCTATGGCCGCCCGCAACCTCGCGATCGCGGTCGGCTTCACGGCCGGCAGCGGGAGCGATATCCTGATCGAGGCCGTCGTCCCGCTCGGTACCGTCATCCTGCTGGCGTTCGCCGTCGCCGCGCTCACCGCCGACTGGAGCGAGTCCGGTCCGATGGAACTCGAGAGCCCGTTCTCGCTGAAGAACGCCCTCGCGTTCGGGGCCGTCTTCCTCGCCGTCCTCGTCTTCGGTTCGCTGGCCGAGACGTGGTTCGGAACCCTCGGCTTCTACGCGACGGCCGTCGCCAGCGGCTTCGTCTCGAGCGCCGGCGCGACCACCTCGGCGGTCGTCCTCTACCGCGGCGGCCAACTGGGTCCCGCGGAGGCGACGATCGCAATTTTGCTCGCGACGGTCTCGAGCATCGTGGTCAAGGCACTGCTGGCGGCGACCTCGACGAACGACGGCTTCCGGAACCGGGTCGCGGCCTACAGCACGATTCTGCTGTTGGGCGGGGCTATCGCGTCGATTCTCATCGTCATCTAG
- a CDS encoding PadR family transcriptional regulator — translation MYDLTGFQRDLLYVIAGEDEPHGLAIKEELEQYYEKEIHHGRLYPNLDTLVDKGLVEKGRRDRRTNFYTLTRRGRRELEARREWETQYVDL, via the coding sequence ATGTACGACCTGACAGGATTCCAGCGTGACCTACTCTACGTCATCGCTGGCGAGGATGAGCCCCACGGACTGGCGATCAAAGAGGAACTCGAGCAGTACTACGAGAAGGAGATCCACCACGGGCGGCTCTACCCCAACCTCGACACCCTCGTCGACAAGGGGCTCGTCGAAAAGGGCCGGCGCGACCGGCGGACGAACTTCTATACGCTCACCCGCCGCGGCCGCCGCGAACTCGAGGCGCGCCGCGAGTGGGAGACCCAGTACGTCGATCTGTAG
- a CDS encoding TFIIB-type zinc ribbon-containing protein, protein MKIRGERECKACGTRWSYYETGSVGCPACGSLRSVGVDERTEHTDLQVAFDLTPVRNAIDEAATDDIAERARDRCREYVRRRGFVNAGTLRELDDTYLAATELLHVADIVAREIRLEDREELYFLSLLRDADQGERPPVEEVPQTLRAARGLAYANAVREYRRDIRTWAEDRDLTASERTALETLAEHVKRIRMLDGDVDPRTAERLVEATRYLADGLRGDEVAFSQARERLDSLE, encoded by the coding sequence ATGAAGATCCGGGGTGAGCGCGAGTGCAAGGCGTGTGGGACCCGTTGGTCGTACTACGAGACCGGCAGCGTCGGCTGTCCGGCCTGTGGCAGTCTGCGCAGCGTCGGCGTCGACGAACGCACCGAGCACACGGACCTGCAGGTCGCGTTCGATCTCACCCCCGTTCGGAACGCGATCGACGAAGCAGCGACCGACGACATCGCCGAACGGGCCCGCGACCGCTGTCGCGAGTACGTCCGCCGTCGCGGATTCGTCAACGCCGGCACCCTCCGCGAACTCGACGACACCTACCTCGCGGCGACCGAACTGCTCCACGTCGCCGACATCGTCGCCCGCGAGATCCGACTCGAGGACCGTGAGGAACTGTACTTCCTCTCCTTGCTTCGGGACGCCGATCAGGGCGAGCGCCCGCCCGTCGAGGAAGTTCCCCAGACCTTGCGGGCAGCCCGCGGGCTCGCGTACGCGAATGCAGTCCGTGAGTACCGCCGCGATATCCGAACGTGGGCCGAGGACCGCGATCTGACTGCGAGCGAGCGGACCGCACTCGAGACGCTCGCCGAGCACGTCAAGCGGATTCGGATGCTCGACGGCGATGTCGACCCGCGGACCGCCGAACGGCTCGTCGAAGCGACCCGCTATCTGGCCGACGGCCTGCGCGGCGACGAGGTCGCGTTCTCGCAGGCCCGAGAGCGACTGGATAGTCTCGAGTGA